A genomic segment from Nocardia cyriacigeorgica GUH-2 encodes:
- a CDS encoding fatty acyl-AMP ligase: MHDSFVQHVRQQVARYGNTRTYTYLHEDGRELREEIAGYRDLDRDARAVAVWLAAQPESARPVVLLYVDAMAFLRAFLGCLYAGVIAVPAPVPHDERSARRVAGVIADCGAGLVLTTADLAPLIAQAAPDVVVAPTDGPLGEPDAWQPPAIDHDSIAFLQYTSGSTGNPKGVVVTHDNLLHNEAAIAALGFDDSATAVSWIPHFHDMGLIGLLLGAVHVGGNLVFMAPTTFLKRPVRWLQAIDKYRATATAAPNFAYDLIARRVTDEQLAELDLSSLELALCGAEPVRARTMTAVRERLAPAGWRATAFRPAYGLAEVTLLAGAAREASIPGSFDTGADAPLVGCGQPARGLDIRIVDPGTRKPLPDDVVGEIWIRGASVAAGYWQRPAETREDFGAYLGDEGPFLRTGDLGLFSGGELFVAGRRKDLLIVNGRNIYPQDIEELVRGLHPALAGTGVAVSVDAGDRERLVVLHSVKTALQDGITLTELTAVIKTAVAREFAVPAPNVVLVEPRSVHRTTSGKVQRSSMRTALLHRRVDGVLHHDLEPAPSR, encoded by the coding sequence GTGCACGACAGTTTTGTGCAGCACGTCAGGCAGCAGGTCGCCCGGTACGGCAATACCAGGACCTACACCTACCTCCACGAAGACGGCCGTGAGCTGCGCGAGGAGATCGCCGGGTACCGCGATCTGGACCGCGATGCCCGGGCGGTAGCGGTCTGGCTGGCCGCGCAGCCGGAGTCGGCGCGGCCGGTGGTGCTGCTCTACGTCGACGCGATGGCGTTCCTGCGGGCGTTTCTCGGCTGCCTCTACGCCGGCGTCATCGCGGTGCCCGCGCCGGTTCCGCACGATGAACGCAGTGCGCGGCGGGTCGCCGGTGTGATCGCCGATTGCGGCGCCGGTCTGGTGCTGACCACCGCTGATCTCGCGCCGTTGATCGCGCAGGCGGCGCCGGACGTCGTCGTCGCGCCCACCGATGGCCCGCTCGGTGAGCCCGATGCCTGGCAGCCGCCCGCCATCGACCACGACTCCATCGCGTTTCTCCAGTACACCTCGGGATCGACCGGCAACCCCAAGGGCGTGGTGGTCACCCACGACAATCTGCTGCACAACGAGGCCGCGATCGCCGCGCTCGGATTCGACGATTCCGCGACCGCCGTCAGCTGGATCCCGCACTTCCACGATATGGGCCTGATCGGCCTGCTGCTCGGTGCCGTCCACGTCGGCGGGAACCTGGTGTTCATGGCGCCGACGACCTTCCTGAAGCGCCCGGTGCGCTGGCTGCAAGCCATCGACAAGTACCGCGCAACCGCCACGGCCGCACCGAATTTCGCCTACGACCTGATCGCCCGGCGGGTGACCGACGAGCAGCTGGCCGAGCTGGATCTGTCCAGCCTCGAACTCGCCCTGTGCGGAGCGGAGCCGGTGCGCGCCCGCACCATGACGGCGGTGCGCGAACGGCTCGCACCGGCGGGCTGGCGGGCGACGGCGTTCCGTCCGGCGTACGGCCTGGCCGAGGTGACGTTGCTGGCCGGCGCCGCGCGCGAGGCGTCGATCCCGGGGTCGTTCGACACCGGCGCCGACGCACCTCTGGTCGGCTGCGGGCAACCTGCTCGCGGTCTCGACATCCGCATTGTCGACCCGGGAACCCGGAAACCGTTGCCCGACGACGTCGTCGGTGAGATCTGGATCCGTGGTGCCAGCGTCGCGGCCGGCTATTGGCAGCGCCCGGCCGAGACCCGCGAGGACTTCGGCGCCTACCTCGGCGACGAAGGGCCGTTCCTGCGCACCGGCGATCTCGGGCTCTTCTCCGGCGGTGAGCTGTTCGTCGCCGGGCGCCGCAAGGATCTGCTGATCGTCAACGGCCGCAATATCTATCCGCAGGACATCGAGGAACTGGTGCGCGGGCTGCACCCAGCGCTGGCCGGCACCGGCGTCGCTGTCTCCGTCGACGCCGGCGACCGGGAACGGCTGGTGGTGCTGCACAGCGTGAAGACGGCACTGCAAGACGGCATCACCCTCACCGAACTCACCGCGGTGATCAAGACCGCCGTCGCCCGCGAATTCGCCGTCCCCGCACCGAATGTCGTGCTGGTCGAACCGCGCTCGGTGCACCGCACCACCAGCGGCAAGGTGCAGCGCAGTTCGATGCGCACAGCACTGCTGCACCGCCGCGTCGACGGCGTGCTGCACCACGATCTCGAACCGGCACCGAGCCGCTGA
- a CDS encoding inositol monophosphatase family protein has translation MTVTYPDPATLLPLAAEVLDAAAVRFVDGLGAPSAVDKGHNDFATELDLELERTISARLHQLTGIEVHGEEFGGPQLTSGTAWVLDPIDGTFNYSSGHPLSGMLLALVRDGEPVLGLTWLPVLGRRYAAVAGGPVLLDGVPLPPLPTGTLSEAMIGFGAFNVDSRGRIPGRFRFDLLGALSRLSSRVRMHGSTGIDLAFTASGALGGAIVFGHHPWDNAAGVALVRAAGGVVTDLAGEPWHIESGSVLAAAPGVHSELLEMIGSVSADKDIAAAGPGREG, from the coding sequence ATGACCGTCACCTACCCCGATCCCGCCACCCTGCTGCCGCTGGCGGCCGAAGTGCTGGACGCGGCCGCGGTGCGCTTCGTCGACGGCCTCGGCGCGCCCAGCGCGGTCGACAAGGGCCACAACGATTTCGCCACCGAACTCGACCTGGAACTGGAGCGCACCATTTCCGCGCGGCTGCACCAGCTCACCGGGATCGAGGTGCACGGTGAGGAATTCGGCGGCCCGCAGCTGACCAGCGGCACCGCCTGGGTGCTCGACCCCATCGACGGCACCTTCAACTATTCGTCCGGCCATCCGCTGTCGGGCATGCTGCTGGCGCTGGTCCGCGACGGCGAACCGGTGCTCGGCCTGACCTGGCTGCCGGTGCTGGGCCGCCGCTATGCCGCCGTGGCCGGTGGTCCGGTGCTGCTCGACGGTGTGCCGCTGCCGCCGCTGCCCACCGGGACGCTGTCGGAGGCGATGATCGGTTTCGGCGCGTTCAACGTCGACTCGCGCGGCCGCATCCCGGGCCGTTTCCGGTTCGATCTGCTGGGTGCGCTGAGCCGGCTGTCGTCGCGGGTGCGGATGCATGGCTCCACCGGCATCGACCTGGCCTTCACCGCCTCGGGCGCGCTGGGCGGGGCGATCGTGTTCGGGCATCATCCGTGGGACAACGCGGCCGGGGTGGCGCTGGTGCGGGCGGCCGGGGGCGTGGTGACCGATCTGGCCGGTGAACCGTGGCATATCGAATCGGGCTCGGTGCTGGCCGCCGCGCCGGGTGTGCACAGCGAACTGCTGGAGATGATCGGTTCGGTGTCGGCGGACAAAGACATCGCGGCGGCCGGTCCCGGCCGGGAAGGATGA
- the priA gene encoding bifunctional 1-(5-phosphoribosyl)-5-((5-phosphoribosylamino)methylideneamino)imidazole-4-carboxamide isomerase/phosphoribosylanthranilate isomerase PriA → MSLVLLPAVDVANGEAVRLVQGEAGSETSYGSPREAALAWQEAGAEWVHLVDLDAAFGRGSNRELLAEVVGELDVKVELSGGIRDDESLKAAMATGCARVNLGTAALEDPVWCARAIAEYGERVAVGLDVRIIDGEYRLRGRGWVSDGGDLWEVLERLERDGCSRYVVTDVTKDGTLTGPNLDLLREVCAATDAPVIASGGVSTIADLVAIAELVPEGVEGSIVGKALYAGRFTLPEALAAVR, encoded by the coding sequence GTGAGTCTTGTGCTGCTGCCCGCCGTCGATGTTGCCAATGGAGAGGCCGTGCGCCTGGTACAGGGGGAGGCCGGGAGCGAGACCAGCTACGGTTCGCCCCGTGAGGCTGCGCTCGCCTGGCAGGAAGCCGGCGCGGAATGGGTGCATCTGGTGGATCTGGATGCCGCGTTCGGGCGCGGATCCAATCGGGAACTGCTGGCCGAGGTGGTCGGCGAACTCGATGTGAAGGTGGAGCTGTCCGGCGGCATCCGCGATGACGAATCGCTGAAGGCCGCGATGGCCACCGGCTGCGCGCGGGTCAACCTCGGCACCGCCGCGCTGGAGGATCCGGTGTGGTGCGCCCGGGCCATCGCCGAGTACGGCGAGCGGGTCGCGGTGGGCCTGGATGTGCGGATCATCGACGGTGAGTACCGGCTGCGCGGACGCGGCTGGGTCAGCGACGGCGGCGACCTGTGGGAGGTGCTCGAGCGCCTCGAACGCGACGGCTGCTCGCGCTACGTCGTCACCGACGTCACCAAGGACGGCACGCTGACCGGCCCCAACCTGGACCTGCTGCGCGAGGTCTGCGCCGCCACCGACGCCCCGGTGATCGCCTCCGGCGGCGTGTCCACCATCGCGGACCTGGTCGCCATCGCCGAACTGGTGCCCGAGGGCGTGGAGGGCTCGATCGTCGGCAAGGCGCTCTACGCGGGCCGGTTCACGCTGCCCGAGGCGCTCGCCGCGGTGCGCTGA
- the hisF gene encoding imidazole glycerol phosphate synthase subunit HisF: MTVAVRVIPCLDVDAGRVVKGVKFENLRDAGDPVQLAALYDAQGADELTFLDVSASSADRGTMIDVVTRTAEQIFIPLTVGGGVRTVDDVDRLLRAGADKVSVNTAAIARPEVLREMSQRFGSQCIVLSVDARTVPDGQPDTPSGWEVTTHGGKRGTGIDAVEWAVRGAELGVGEILLNSMDADGTKAGFDLPMIRAVRAAVSIPVIASGGAGAVEHFVPAVEAGADAVLAASVFHFGDLSIPQVKDAMRKADIVVR; the protein is encoded by the coding sequence ATGACGGTTGCTGTACGCGTGATCCCGTGCCTGGACGTGGATGCGGGCCGAGTGGTCAAGGGCGTCAAGTTCGAGAACCTGCGCGATGCGGGCGATCCGGTGCAGCTGGCCGCCCTCTACGACGCCCAGGGCGCCGACGAGCTGACCTTCCTCGACGTCAGCGCCTCCTCCGCCGATCGCGGCACCATGATCGACGTGGTCACCCGCACCGCCGAGCAGATCTTCATCCCGCTCACCGTCGGCGGCGGGGTGCGCACCGTCGACGATGTGGACCGGCTGCTGCGCGCCGGGGCGGACAAGGTGTCGGTCAATACCGCGGCCATCGCCCGGCCCGAGGTGCTGCGGGAGATGTCGCAGCGGTTCGGTTCGCAGTGCATCGTGCTCTCGGTCGATGCCCGCACGGTGCCCGACGGTCAGCCAGACACCCCGTCGGGCTGGGAGGTCACCACCCACGGCGGCAAGCGCGGCACCGGCATCGACGCGGTCGAATGGGCGGTGCGCGGCGCCGAGCTCGGGGTGGGGGAGATCCTGCTCAACTCGATGGACGCCGACGGCACCAAGGCGGGTTTCGACCTGCCGATGATCCGCGCGGTGCGCGCGGCGGTGTCGATTCCGGTGATCGCCAGCGGCGGCGCGGGCGCGGTCGAGCACTTCGTGCCCGCGGTGGAGGCCGGCGCGGACGCGGTGCTGGCGGCGAGCGTGTTCCACTTCGGCGATCTGAGCATTCCGCAGGTGAAGGACGCGATGCGCAAGGCCGACATCGTCGTCCGGTAG
- a CDS encoding peroxiredoxin, with protein MKTGQLAPQFELPDQSGTKRSLDELLADGPLVLFFYPAANTPVCTAEACHFRDLAGEFAALGASCAGISADAVDTQAGFADKQRLGYPLLSDPDGVVAEQFGVKRGLLGKLAPVKRQTFVIDTDRTVLTVVTGELRANVHADEALKFLRERAK; from the coding sequence ATGAAGACTGGCCAGCTCGCTCCGCAATTCGAGCTCCCCGATCAATCCGGCACCAAACGTTCCCTCGACGAGTTGCTCGCCGACGGGCCGCTCGTGCTCTTCTTCTACCCCGCCGCCAACACCCCGGTGTGCACGGCCGAGGCCTGCCATTTCCGTGATCTGGCGGGCGAATTCGCCGCGCTCGGCGCGAGCTGCGCCGGCATCAGCGCCGACGCGGTCGACACCCAGGCCGGGTTCGCCGACAAGCAGCGCCTCGGCTATCCGCTGCTGTCGGATCCCGACGGCGTGGTGGCCGAGCAGTTCGGCGTCAAGCGGGGCCTGCTGGGCAAGCTGGCGCCGGTCAAGCGGCAGACCTTCGTCATCGATACCGACCGCACCGTGCTCACCGTCGTCACCGGTGAACTGCGCGCCAACGTGCACGCCGACGAGGCGCTGAAGTTCCTGCGCGAGCGCGCCAAGTGA
- a CDS encoding MarR family winged helix-turn-helix transcriptional regulator → MTRLPGALDTQLQREAGLTHFEFWVLSLLSEEPAHRLQMSELAHRANASLSRLSHVVSKLERMGWAERTVTAGRRGVQAVLTDDGYKKVVEAAPGYLDAVRTLVFDGLDAGQIATLADLGESMSTQLADRLGVPRAKGEPSGF, encoded by the coding sequence ATGACACGCTTGCCGGGCGCTTTGGACACCCAGCTGCAACGCGAGGCCGGTCTTACGCACTTCGAATTCTGGGTGCTGTCGCTGCTGTCGGAGGAGCCGGCCCACCGGCTGCAGATGAGTGAGCTTGCCCACAGGGCAAACGCATCGCTATCGCGTCTGTCGCATGTGGTGTCCAAGCTGGAGCGGATGGGCTGGGCCGAGCGCACCGTCACCGCCGGACGCAGAGGCGTCCAAGCGGTCCTCACCGACGACGGGTACAAGAAGGTCGTCGAGGCCGCGCCCGGCTATCTCGACGCGGTCCGCACGCTGGTGTTCGACGGATTGGACGCCGGTCAGATCGCCACGCTCGCCGATCTCGGCGAGTCGATGAGCACCCAGCTGGCCGACCGGCTCGGTGTCCCCCGCGCCAAAGGCGAGCCGTCCGGCTTCTGA
- the hisI gene encoding phosphoribosyl-AMP cyclohydrolase — protein sequence MTLDPAIAARLKRNDNGLFAAVAQERGTGDVLMVAWMDDEALARTLATRKATYYSRSRGQYWVKGETSGHTQYVHEVRLDCDGDTVLLTVDQEGAACHTGTHTCFDADVLLAANS from the coding sequence ATGACATTGGACCCAGCCATCGCCGCCCGCCTCAAGCGCAATGACAACGGCCTGTTCGCCGCCGTCGCGCAGGAACGCGGGACCGGCGATGTGCTGATGGTCGCGTGGATGGACGACGAGGCACTGGCCCGCACCCTCGCCACCCGCAAGGCCACCTACTACTCGCGCTCGCGCGGGCAGTACTGGGTCAAGGGCGAGACCTCCGGCCACACCCAGTACGTGCACGAGGTGCGGCTGGATTGCGACGGCGACACCGTGCTGCTCACCGTCGACCAGGAGGGCGCGGCCTGCCACACCGGCACCCACACCTGCTTCGATGCGGATGTGCTGCTGGCCGCGAACTCCTGA
- a CDS encoding type I polyketide synthase: MMSTPTASDSSDIAIVGIDCRFPGAADPAALWRLLIDGGEAITEVPADRWPVGDFHDPSGRPGTINNRSGGFLADADVFDHEFFGITPREAAAMDPQQRLLLHTAWRAMEDATLDPRAQAGSRTGVYVGVMANEWANLQMSDYGAITAQHGSGNGYFMTANRLSYQLDLRGPSMAVDTACSSSLAAIHLACTALASGECDQALAGGVNLVLSPAVGIFYTQAGLSAPDARCKPFSGRADGIVRGEGAAVLVLRRLADAQAAGLPIYAVIKGSAVNSDGRSNGITAPNRWAQQQVVEQAYERAGVRAQDVDFIEAHGTGTVLGDMIEVKALGALHAGRPRPCGIGSVKGNLGHTEGAAGIAGVIKAALALHHRLVPPTRYADTENPTLRLAHHGLRLLGEALPLGERAVGGVSSFGVGGTNAHIVLGSAPVAGSHGASGKLGSTVGAGPVRDVVSHDLGGTGHGAGDVAERSSDPAGRRAGAVGEGQMSSAEGAAGARRNGLPVGGRGSRGGVLTLSSDNVEGLRRNAVRVAEALPELSEEHFAQLCWTSNQVKASGRRRLAVVAADRDEAVKSLLEGPESAVAQPVSAGWMFSGQGSQFAGMAQPLAAASPGFRRALWLVDEAMSAHLGRSIRDLLLDDATDIDRTELAQPAIFAMEYALASALAETGLRPAWLLGHSIGEYAAAAVAGGLELDDACRLVVLRGALMGRLPDGGAMLAVRAGEAAAEAHATRLGTDGVAAVADLLADEPDVAIAAVNGPADLVLSGDAAAIARIDKVLRERTVTTKALSVSHAFHSPLMEPMLAEFEAAAGECTYRAPSLPIYSTVYGRLLEPGETMDAAYWTTHIRTTVRFGQAAEAALDTAPTHVIEVGPRRVLTPLISRIRPEFAGRCLAPSPGPGATGSEFAETIAALYRDGFDPDWDRLYEPEQRVRRRLPVYEFSTEHRFWVESPAQPESPTPTASPDHSEDTTTMDQMIALFREQNALLAQLAHRAAGSQTPKGGGHDGAAAGFADRGCSPVGAGVSDTTAVGSAPAVTLPVGSALVRAEVVGTQTVAPKAVAATGVRAAAGAATTATPSASDREATTIVYAEAARVSGYPVERLTAAQTLSGDLGFDSIMTADLFTGIVRRMPGLVMDPARFGEQVTLGDVVGYVADGGAASASSRDTDLAVADQRVNAGAAAQAPGAEAEAIAPPRHAEPTTPTPAPEPHVAPEFRISEFPEVMAIEGRLAGAEALGLTNPYFLVNDGVTRDTSMIDGKPVLNFSSYNYLGLSGDPAVAEAVQDAVVRYGSSCSASRVLSGEKPVHRELEAELAALLGTEDAMALVGGHSTNVTIIGHIVGPQDLVLHDSLAHDSIVQGCKLSGATRRPFPHNDHAALDRLLSELRHRYRRVLILIEGVYSQDGDIPDLPALIAVKNKHKALLMIDEAHSIGVLGAGGGGIGEYFDVDRREVELWSGTMSKALAGCGGYVAGSAELIRFLKYTTPGFVYSVGMTPMNAAASAAAIRRLRTDREPLRQLRRNAELFLTLAKEAGIDTGDSHDTPIIPCIVGDSLKTLKLSAALLRRGINVNPILYPAVPEDLARLRFFVTACHSEQQIREAVAILAEQLALL, from the coding sequence ATGATGAGCACGCCGACCGCCAGCGACAGTTCCGATATCGCGATCGTGGGCATCGACTGCCGATTCCCCGGCGCGGCCGATCCCGCCGCACTGTGGCGACTGCTGATCGACGGCGGCGAGGCCATCACCGAGGTCCCGGCCGACCGCTGGCCCGTCGGTGACTTCCACGATCCGTCCGGGCGTCCGGGCACCATCAACAACCGCAGCGGTGGATTCCTCGCCGACGCCGACGTCTTCGATCACGAATTCTTCGGCATCACACCGCGCGAGGCCGCCGCCATGGATCCACAGCAGCGGCTGCTGTTGCACACCGCATGGCGGGCAATGGAGGACGCCACCCTCGATCCGCGCGCCCAGGCGGGTTCCCGCACCGGCGTCTACGTCGGCGTGATGGCCAACGAGTGGGCGAACCTGCAGATGAGCGACTACGGCGCGATCACCGCGCAGCACGGTTCGGGCAACGGGTATTTCATGACCGCCAACCGGCTGTCCTACCAGCTGGATCTGCGCGGTCCGAGTATGGCGGTCGACACCGCGTGCTCGTCGTCGCTGGCCGCCATCCACCTCGCCTGCACCGCGCTGGCCTCGGGGGAGTGCGATCAGGCACTGGCCGGCGGTGTGAACCTGGTCCTGTCACCTGCGGTCGGCATCTTCTACACCCAGGCCGGGCTGTCGGCGCCCGACGCGCGGTGCAAACCATTCAGCGGCCGGGCCGACGGCATCGTGCGCGGTGAAGGCGCGGCCGTGCTGGTGCTGCGCCGCCTGGCCGACGCGCAGGCTGCGGGGCTGCCGATCTACGCGGTGATCAAGGGCAGCGCCGTCAACTCCGACGGCCGCAGCAACGGCATCACCGCACCGAACCGGTGGGCGCAACAGCAGGTCGTCGAGCAGGCCTACGAGCGCGCCGGCGTGCGGGCCCAGGACGTGGATTTCATCGAAGCCCACGGCACCGGCACCGTCCTCGGCGACATGATCGAGGTCAAGGCGCTGGGCGCGCTGCACGCGGGCCGCCCCCGGCCCTGCGGAATCGGCTCCGTCAAGGGCAATCTCGGCCACACCGAGGGCGCCGCCGGGATCGCGGGCGTGATCAAGGCCGCGCTCGCCCTGCACCACCGCCTGGTGCCGCCGACCCGATACGCCGACACCGAGAACCCGACACTGCGGCTGGCGCACCACGGTCTGCGGTTGCTGGGAGAGGCGCTGCCGCTGGGCGAGCGGGCCGTAGGTGGGGTGAGTAGCTTCGGGGTCGGCGGGACGAATGCGCATATCGTGCTGGGGAGTGCGCCGGTGGCCGGTTCGCACGGCGCCAGTGGGAAGCTCGGATCGACGGTCGGCGCTGGGCCGGTTCGAGATGTGGTGTCGCATGACCTCGGTGGCACCGGACACGGGGCCGGCGATGTGGCCGAACGTTCCTCGGACCCGGCCGGTCGGCGCGCCGGCGCCGTCGGTGAAGGGCAGATGTCGTCGGCGGAGGGCGCTGCGGGCGCGCGTCGAAACGGTCTGCCGGTCGGGGGCCGCGGCAGTCGTGGCGGTGTGTTGACACTGTCGTCGGACAATGTCGAGGGGCTGCGGCGTAACGCGGTGCGCGTGGCCGAGGCGTTGCCGGAGCTGTCCGAGGAGCATTTCGCGCAGTTGTGCTGGACCAGCAATCAGGTCAAGGCGTCCGGTCGGCGGCGGCTCGCGGTAGTTGCCGCTGATCGGGACGAGGCGGTGAAGTCGCTGCTCGAGGGGCCGGAAAGTGCTGTGGCTCAACCGGTGTCCGCCGGGTGGATGTTCAGCGGACAGGGCTCGCAGTTCGCCGGGATGGCGCAACCGCTCGCGGCGGCGAGCCCGGGGTTCCGGCGTGCGCTCTGGCTCGTGGACGAGGCGATGAGCGCCCACCTCGGCCGGTCCATCCGCGACCTGCTGCTCGATGACGCCACCGATATCGACCGCACCGAACTGGCGCAACCGGCGATCTTCGCGATGGAGTACGCGCTCGCGAGTGCCCTGGCCGAGACGGGGCTGCGGCCGGCCTGGCTGCTCGGGCACAGCATCGGCGAATACGCGGCGGCCGCCGTCGCCGGAGGGCTCGAGCTGGATGACGCCTGCCGGCTGGTAGTGCTGCGCGGTGCGCTGATGGGCAGGCTGCCCGACGGCGGCGCGATGCTGGCCGTGCGCGCCGGGGAGGCAGCCGCCGAGGCCCACGCGACACGGCTGGGCACCGACGGCGTCGCGGCGGTCGCCGACCTGCTCGCCGACGAGCCGGATGTCGCCATTGCCGCCGTCAACGGGCCGGCCGATCTCGTCCTGTCCGGCGACGCCGCCGCGATCGCCCGCATCGACAAGGTGCTGCGCGAGCGGACCGTGACCACCAAGGCGCTCAGCGTTTCCCACGCCTTCCACAGCCCGCTCATGGAACCGATGTTGGCCGAATTCGAGGCAGCGGCGGGGGAATGCACCTACCGCGCGCCGAGCCTGCCGATCTACTCGACCGTCTACGGCCGCCTGCTCGAACCCGGCGAGACGATGGACGCCGCGTACTGGACCACCCACATCCGCACCACCGTCCGCTTCGGCCAGGCCGCCGAGGCCGCGCTCGACACCGCACCCACGCATGTGATCGAGGTGGGACCGCGACGCGTGCTCACCCCGCTGATCAGCCGCATCCGTCCGGAATTCGCCGGCCGCTGCCTGGCACCCAGCCCCGGCCCGGGCGCCACCGGCAGCGAGTTCGCCGAAACCATCGCCGCGCTGTACCGCGACGGGTTCGATCCGGACTGGGATCGGCTCTACGAGCCCGAGCAGCGGGTGCGTCGCCGGCTGCCGGTGTACGAGTTCTCGACCGAACACCGGTTCTGGGTCGAGTCGCCGGCCCAACCCGAATCACCAACCCCCACAGCATCACCCGACCACTCCGAGGACACCACCACCATGGACCAGATGATCGCGCTCTTCCGCGAACAGAACGCGCTACTGGCACAGCTCGCGCATAGGGCTGCCGGCTCGCAGACGCCGAAGGGCGGCGGGCACGATGGGGCGGCCGCGGGGTTTGCGGACCGGGGCTGCTCCCCGGTAGGCGCGGGGGTCAGCGACACAACTGCCGTCGGCTCTGCGCCTGCCGTCACGCTTCCCGTCGGCTCCGCGCTTGTCCGGGCGGAGGTCGTCGGCACTCAGACAGTCGCCCCCAAGGCTGTCGCGGCCACTGGTGTACGCGCTGCCGCCGGCGCTGCGACCACCGCAACCCCATCCGCTAGCGACCGCGAGGCCACCACCATCGTCTACGCCGAGGCGGCCCGGGTGAGCGGCTATCCCGTCGAACGGCTCACCGCAGCCCAAACCCTGAGCGGCGACCTGGGTTTCGATTCGATCATGACCGCCGATCTGTTCACCGGCATCGTCCGCCGGATGCCCGGGCTGGTCATGGATCCGGCGCGGTTCGGGGAGCAGGTGACGCTCGGCGATGTGGTCGGGTATGTCGCGGATGGTGGCGCCGCCTCGGCATCGAGCCGTGACACCGACCTCGCGGTCGCCGACCAGCGCGTGAACGCGGGGGCCGCGGCACAGGCACCGGGAGCCGAGGCCGAGGCGATCGCCCCGCCTCGGCATGCTGAGCCCACCACGCCGACTCCCGCGCCCGAACCGCACGTCGCCCCCGAATTCCGCATCAGCGAATTCCCCGAGGTGATGGCCATCGAGGGCCGGCTCGCGGGAGCCGAGGCACTCGGCCTGACCAACCCGTACTTCCTGGTCAACGACGGCGTCACCCGTGACACCTCGATGATCGACGGCAAGCCGGTGCTGAACTTCTCCAGCTACAACTACCTCGGCCTGTCCGGCGACCCGGCCGTGGCCGAAGCGGTGCAGGACGCCGTCGTCCGCTACGGCAGTTCCTGCTCGGCCAGCCGGGTGCTGTCCGGGGAGAAGCCGGTGCACCGGGAACTGGAAGCCGAACTCGCCGCACTGCTCGGCACCGAGGACGCGATGGCGCTGGTGGGCGGGCATTCCACGAATGTCACCATCATCGGGCACATCGTCGGCCCGCAGGATCTGGTGCTCCACGACAGCCTGGCCCACGACAGCATCGTGCAGGGCTGCAAGCTCTCCGGCGCCACCCGCAGGCCGTTCCCGCACAATGATCACGCCGCGCTCGACCGGCTGCTGAGCGAGCTACGGCACCGCTACCGTCGCGTACTGATCCTCATCGAAGGCGTGTACAGCCAGGACGGCGACATCCCCGACTTGCCCGCCCTCATCGCGGTCAAGAACAAGCACAAGGCGCTGCTGATGATCGACGAGGCGCACAGCATCGGCGTGCTCGGCGCCGGCGGCGGTGGGATCGGCGAATACTTCGACGTCGACCGGCGCGAGGTCGAGCTGTGGTCGGGCACCATGTCGAAGGCGCTGGCCGGTTGCGGCGGGTATGTGGCGGGCAGCGCGGAGCTGATCCGCTTCCTGAAATACACCACGCCCGGGTTCGTCTACAGCGTCGGCATGACGCCGATGAACGCGGCGGCCTCGGCCGCGGCGATCCGCCGGCTGCGCACCGACCGCGAACCGCTGCGACAACTGCGGCGCAATGCCGAGCTGTTCCTGACGCTGGCCAAGGAGGCCGGGATCGACACCGGCGACAGCCACGACACCCCGATCATTCCGTGCATCGTCGGCGATTCGCTGAAAACGCTGAAGCTGTCGGCCGCGCTGCTGCGGCGCGGGATCAACGTGAACCCGATCCTGTACCCGGCCGTCCCGGAAGACCTCGCGCGGCTGCGGTTCTTCGTCACCGCCTGCCACAGCGAGCAGCAGATCCGCGAGGCCGTCGCGATCCTGGCCGAGCAACTGGCACTGCTATAA
- a CDS encoding acyl carrier protein, translated as MFATAPTHPSALTGWLAERVAEYTGRAPHQVDPAVPLAELGIDSVSAVALCGEIEDRWSIEVDPTLVFDYPTIAEIAVFLAGETTSAA; from the coding sequence GTGTTCGCCACCGCCCCCACCCACCCGTCCGCCCTCACCGGCTGGCTCGCCGAGCGCGTCGCCGAATACACCGGCCGCGCGCCACACCAGGTCGATCCGGCCGTGCCGCTCGCCGAACTCGGCATCGACTCCGTCTCGGCGGTCGCGCTGTGCGGCGAGATCGAGGACCGGTGGTCGATCGAGGTGGATCCCACGCTGGTGTTCGACTATCCGACCATCGCCGAGATCGCGGTTTTCCTCGCCGGCGAAACGACGTCCGCCGCATGA